tttttctgCAAAATCTACCGTTTTTAACTTTAACTAGTTGTCAAACTCTCAAATTAACTCatataatcttttaaatttatgattttaggtagtAGATTCAAATTGACTTGACCTCAAATTTGTTTTTAGATAGACTCACGCAAATTTACTCCAGAGTTTGCAAATTTGATTTTTACCCATTTTGAACCAAAACAACATCATTTGgactaaagaagaaaaaagaaaactcgTGGTCTGTTTAGCTTCATTGCTTCTAGCCTCcatctctttcttgcttctcgGCCTTCTCCTTCCCTACTTCCTAAGTCATTAACGTAATGAAAGAAATTTCAAATAGCGaaagtaataattattagaGAAAATTTCACTCCCCTCCCCTGTGAGATGCTAAAATGACACTCCCTTCTcctatattttataaatgtacatttctctctcttctaacttttaaaaaacctcatttttaatccattttaaactttttgtgttaactaatgttaattttatctattttttaagaaaaaaaacagtggtaagattttttatttaatgttaaaataatatatattaatataaaaaaattaatagtaaatataaaaataattgttaacaaaaattttagtaaaatcacaatttaataattaaaaaattattgaaaaataggtatcttagaaaaaaataatttaattattaatttttttgaaaatattttgttaaaaatacaatttaattaataaaagaataatttattaaaggatattttggtaagcaaaatttaatgataaaaaataaaatttttgttaatggatattttttcaaaaaataatttatttttttcataaaaaatggataaagttaacattattaacacaaaaaatttaaaatggattaaagaggaggttttttaaaagttagaagggaggaaaatgtacatttataaaatagagagGAGGGGAGTGATATTTTAGCATCTCGCAGGGGAGGGGAGTGGCATTTTCtctaattattataaaaaaaattaaacagattTTAACCAgtattaaattcattaataaaTATACGGTTTAACAAATAAACCAACAATTAGAAAGAAAACAGTAATTGGCCAACACGTAGTATTAGTGAATTTTAATGCTCAGAAAAGTTGAGCCACTAATGAAACATTAAAAAAACAAccaatttgtattaaattagTAGTTAATTCAGTCGTctgtttaaataaatatcaaaaaattaaattatattttgtatatataataatttattgactaataataaatttttaaataaaatttcaatctacaataaattaatctttaatctatctaaaaaatatcataaaaaaattaaaaaatgtaacattaacaaaatttaataagTACACAAAACAAGGTGAATTTCCAAACATACGAAACATTACCAAATTTCACAGGTTCAAAATGATAAAAACCATAGCCATAATTTATAAGTGAATACTTCaatgaaaatttaataattatctttatataaaaatatttttttactttaagaTAGTAAAttatacaatttaattttagtatgcTATAAATGTGTTgtatctttatttaaaatatagttaaacaaataaattatactttaaCATAAATATCTTTATAGAAGATGTTTTTAACATTTTCGTTAAAGTATATgtctttaattattattcatcgaaattgattgattataaaatagtaaaattcaTCGTCATCTTTTCAATAGTCTcagattaaatttaaatttaatgttaagaaaaaatatgtttaaaataacaattataacttttttattaaattaatcaaatatttaTCAAACTATATTATTAAATGAACTATTTAATAGTATGGTTTTAATAccaattcttttttatataaaaaattctgAGCTGTGagccaaaattaaattattagtcAACCAGAATCATACATTATTATTCAAGCGCTGGCCTGCATCAAATTGACAAAAATTATGGTAGGAAATGCAATATGACAAAAGAGAAGCTGAGAGAAAGAGTAGAACTGAATGCAACCACATGAGAATAAGTGAAAGAAACCTCAGGGGAGGACCGCAATGAAAtttcaccttcttcttcttctttaaataaAGCTCTACCAAGAATTATTGAATCACATTgacaacaaaacaaaagagtCTTTCTCACACTATTAGTCAGTAGTCACTGTATGTATCTGGGGTCCATTTGAAATCCCATAACAAAGGAGTTAACCAATGagaattcagattttgagattaACATCAAATCTTAGCCAATCAGCACCTTCATGGAAAAAATTAGTAGGCCCCAAAACTCCACCTAACAATaagaaattcaataaaaaaataataaaaaattaaaatatgacaaaaatactaaaaattataaaaaaattgaaatatttatGTAATAGGAACCTGaaacaaatctaaaaatttttatggaaaaaattattagaacaacaaaattaaaatacactttttattttattttatttttttacttcaaGTAAACCGCTTAAGATAAAAAAGTACTAAACACAAAAAAGACAACCAGCATTCAAAAAACTTAAgggcattttttttttctcactaACGCTATTGCCAACAAATGACCCATCAGGAAATTACATAGCCAACCCTTAGCTTGCATATAAAaagaacaatatatatataattatatatatagtcacTACGCACAAGAAAATACTAATCCCACTAAAACTTTAATCGAATCATTTGGGCATCCTTTTCAATTTTCccaaaaattagttttagtctttttctttttaatgtaCTCAAAGAAACTCAATTCTCCCAAGAAGTAGTATAGTAGTATGCCTAAGAATGCTCCTTCcctgttgaattttttttatttcattgttgTAATAAGCTTCATTAGTGTGGTGTTGAACTCtttcttttaaaagaagaaagaaaaacttGCTTATTAAAATAGTGTGCGAAGTAATAATGAAATTTCGATCCGCGAAGAATTAGTACTTGACTTATTAAGTTGGAGGATACGGtggaaaaaaatgaaaggttCAAGTAGTGGTGCATTGGGAGCAAAAACAGCAAGAGCGTGTGATAGCTGCCTAAGAGTAAGAGCAAGGTGGTTCTGTGCGGCAGATGATGCTTTCCTCTGCCATGGCTGCGATAACTTGGTTCACTCGGCCAACCAGTTAGCCAGCCGCCATGAAAGGGTTAGGCTCCAAACTTCATCTTCCTCCGCCAAGATAACAACAACTGCATGGCATAGTGGCTTCACGCGCAAGGCAAGAACCCCGCGTCATCACAACAAGAGCACTTTCTTGATGCAGCAGCAACAAGATgctgagaaagaagaagaagcggttTTCAATAACTACCAGGGTTCCGTGTTTCTGGATCCTGTTGTGCCAGATCTTGGAAGCGAAGATATTTATGAGAGTGAGGAGCAGATTCTGTGCCGCGTGCCGGTGTTTCACCCTTTTGATGATGATTCTGTGCTTTGTAGTGTGCACAATAATGaaataatgaagaagaaaaagaagaagatgaagaagatgaacaatgatgatggtgaagaagaaggagaaggtgAAGTACCGTGCACGTTTGGATTGGAGAATTTCTCTGATCTTGCTGATGTAGAAAACTTGCTCCATATTGAGGATGATTCAACCATGATTAAGGTTAAGGATGAATTACAAGttactaataatgatgatgattgtaaTCTGGAGTCCATTCTTGACTGGAATATTGACACATCAGATCAATCAATGATGATGGCAGTAGTAGAACATGATCAAGAAGAGgaggaaaataataataaagtggaaataataaagaaagagaAGTTTTTGAGGCTAAATTATGAAGAGGTTATTTCTGCTTGGGCAAGTCAAGGATCTCCATGGACTACAGGAAATCCACCTAACTTCAACTTTGATGATTGTTGGCCCCATTACATGGTAATTCATTTCTTTTCCCTCCTCAATCCATATCTTTAATCTTCTTCAACTCGCTAATAACTTATGTATATAGTTGCATTAGTAATTAGTAGTGATtaggtatataataatttaaattttttgaataaataaattcataattaGATATCATATATGCTGGTTATTTTCGTGTGAAAATAATATTGTAATCTGTCAGATAATTTAACATGTTTGATCGAATATGTTTAATTGAATTATCTAATGCTTTAGAATATCATTTTCAGAAATAGACACCATCTCATATACTTATTTACAATAATTCATGCTTTAACTTCTCATCGCTCAAATTTTTGGAATAAATGATTTTTTGTCAGTCATCAAATTACATAGTTTGATATTAAGAAATAACTCTATACACGATGACTAAGGTTTTGAATTCATGAAGCATGATCAATAGTATATTACATATCATTGttgattttgtgaaattttcAGGGTTCAAGTGGTGGCGTGGATAATAATGTTGCATGGTGTGATGGGGAGGAAGTAAGAAACATGAGATGGCATCAAATAGGGGGAGTTGATGATGGGGGGAGAGAAGCAAGAGTATCAAGGTACCGAGAAAAGAGAAGAACGCGTTTGTTTGCAAAGAAGATAAGGTATGAAGTGAGGAAGCTCAATGCTGAGAAGAGACCAAGAATGAAGGGTCGTTTTGTGAAGAggacatcttcatcatcatcatcctttgTTGAAGGAGCCATTACTACTACttaaacataataaattaagGAGGAGTGCCAGGGATTTCGTaagttttgtgatttgtaatCATCAAAtagttattattaaaatttttagtggTGTTGCGATTTCATCCAATGGTGTGAAATTACTTATTATTCTTTTGCTGATTAAATGTTAgatcaaattttaagaaaagtGCTGAACCCCTaaattttctcataattaagatattaacaaatattttaaattgtttaacgatttttattaactattatttttatataaagacaTATTTATTTGAGTagtcatactttatttggaattTGGTTATTCTAGGGTCAGGCTAAATTATTTCTCTTGCTTggggtattttttttctttttaatttctcatgCAGGTCTAGTACTAATGGCAGCcattatgatttatgaatagTTTGAGGACTTTAATTTGTTAATCACGTTAAATTTAGGGGCAGAAGAagtgttttatatttttctttttgttttgtatacCGAGggagcatatatatatatatatacccacTAAACGTTGGATAAACTGtgaattcattttttattttaaggtggaaaatatatgttaatataGATTATGTTTGgttggaaagaaaaaaatagagagaaagaaaatggtACCTcctattcatttttttttattttttttaatttttcttttcaaccaaataataaaaactaattattttattttattttattattttctttctattttttcttcaaaCAAACATAGCCATATATAGCGTATGAAATCGGTCACAGAGCTGAAAATTAAAGAGGCAggaatttgatataaaaatatacaatgatgtttaaattaaaatcaaacgcacaaatataatatttttaaaacgaTTCAATTAGAGATTTAGAATATAATTTTTGGAtgcataaatattaaatatttgaaaaaaatttagttgtaaatttttttttgatagaACAAACATTttcatttataaatatatatagccAAACAACACTTataaatagcataaaaaatagtagttctaaataaaaaaaaaaagataaacatcTTTATATTAAACTACCAATTAAGAGAAGACATCTTATTaataagtaaaattaaaaataaaataaaatctcttTTATTGTTAAATCTACATAAATGTGTTGTAATTCTATAGAATAATTCTTTGTAGCTTTTTTAAtagatttatatattttctaaatttaaaaatattttcatgaataattttttttttctcaaagcGTCTTTCTCTTCCATATTTAGAGAAGTCTGCTCGAACATACTATAAActactataaaaaattaaaaacaccaCAAGAAAAAGATAAACACCATAAAAGGATTGGATTATTAAAAACTGAAATCCAATTATAAAACTAGGCCATAGACATTAAGAGtggggaaaaagaagaaaaacaaaaagagaagaagagaccaAGAAAGGAGAAGAACAGGAGAAAGATTAGAGattagagaaagagaaaaaaataaaaagaagaaagataaaaaaaaagtgagaaagaaaatgaaaatatattaGGAGAGCTGGAGAAGTGACAGCGATGACCATCAAAAGAATGCtttctatttgtttttttagAGAAGAGGAGGAGAGGGATAGGAGTGAATATAAATTGAATTAGATTGGATATATGACCaaaatcttaattcaattggtatTAAAATTATTGGATTAGATATAATATTTGctgtttaatttttaagtttggacACGATCCGATTCGCATATTTGCAGATCAGATATCGAATATATTtgtaaaacacaaaaatatttttaaaagtttattataatccttttttttactattttaaatatatctactcttataataatattagacatatttttttaaataataaaattaaaataatacaacatatataacaattattagttgaaataaaatataaaaaaaaatttatttatttacttatatatTTTTGCAGATTTATAGATTATGTATCAGATATACGGATACCTACATAAAATTTACAATCTAATCTTATTAATATGCGAATTGGATTCAATCCGATCCATATCTATAATTTTTTGATCGAATTTTCAGATAAATACCGCGAATATATAGATTGAATTCAATCAATGAACCCGCTAAAGAGGAGGAGGGGAGCTAGTCATACCTAGCAATgttttctaatttaattaagttgtagttaaaaacttaaaatactaataaatatcAAAAGTTATAATACACAtgttttgttaataaaatattttaagaaattaaagaaaaaaaaaaacttaacatTAATGCTTGAAAGACAATAACTAAAATTATCTTTAGTTTTGCTATTTCTAAAACTAGATATACTATGACATATAAATGACTTTATTTTGTGCGTTAATTTATGCTCATTAGAATATTGGGTGATTAAACTTGATATATGTATTAGATTTTTTTCGCTAAAATACATTAACATATTAATAAgaacaatattattttttatgaggataaatatatatatataagtaaaaaaaatgtatgaataacaatatataatgctTGATAATTGATATATATCATGTGTTTATTCTCAAGGCATCATAGTTACATTATCTGATGGAATTTAGGTTATGATTTCTATATGCACaggaatataataaaaaaggggAAAACTTAGAAGAAAATCTGGTGTATGTATAAATGCATCACAATTTTGAACTAATGAACTAATAATTCAAGaatctcaattttaatttctaagaaATGTCTGGGAACTGAATTGCATGGGATCGGAGGGTGAAACAATGAAGGCATGCATATAATATCAAGGATGCTAGGGggaatttaaagataaaattaaaacttagagTTTAGGTATTATTGTAGTTAGAGCCAttctgaaaaaaagaaaattctgcACCATATAACTCACATGCATAGTTGCATACACATATAGCTTATTTTAGGGTTTATTTAATAATCCAGTTTACTAAAAAGAAAGGTTATTCATGGTCTGGGTTAAAATATATTAAGCTTTACGTGAAATCACGATGGAGAATTTCCAACAACGATCAAGAGTTTCTTACTTTTTACTTGGTAATTCCAGAATTAACACACTATATATAAGAAATAGCAAAGATTAtatgtgtgtttggattaccgTTTGGAAAcggaaatttatataaaattgattttatcaAGAGTGAGTTAGTATTAACGTCgtttatgtttggtaatttttattcaaaatagatgatagtaaactaaatattatttggattacattattcaaaattacttttggataaaaaattatagaaaagaacatgaatttaaataattattttatattattttataattttatttaaaatattcaaataaattttaatattttttttagtactcTTAATATTCTTTGGTACTTTAATAGGATTAATAGAATCAtaatacaaagtaaaaaaatattctatacaaaaaaaataacaataacaataaaaaaaattcatataaaaaatagaaattttataaaaaataataatatatataagagagtattaagaaaaaatattataaaaaaataataaatatatgaataataaaagacATAATTgatacataaaatataaattttagtcCAACGtataaagataaacaaaaaaattaaaatttttaattttttataaatgtgaattaaaaaaaattatttttatatttaaaagataaaaacgttgccaaataaaaaaataaagcgtTCAAAAAACTTAAACCTAGTTCGCTTCTCTGCAACGCAAATCCATTGCTAACATGCTTTCAATAATGAAAATTGCAGAGCGCAACAAACTTATGTAAGTAAACTTTATGTTGTTTTGATTGGTGGGTCCTCTCAATTTTGTCGTTTATGTTTCGGTTCAAATTTCCCTATATATAGGGGAACCACCCTATTTCCCTATATGAAATTATGAATGGTTCAAAGTtagaaataaatcaaataattaaattatcggTGATGCTAAGTATCTgaataattttagtaattatgtTTAACTAAATTTGTCTGATAATTTATtgacataataaaattaattaaagaaataagaaaatacgtataaaaataaagaaaatttggttaaattttaaaagaaattgttTATCTAATATTTCTCTTAAACTATATTTAGAGATGCAAAATTTTTTctatatgaaaaatatgatgAAACAAATATTACTTATATTTGGCATCATAAAACCACGCGGAAATTTTTCATATGAAGCAAAAGGATAAATTGCTAATACGGACATATTACAATATAATAATAGGACCTCTGTTATAATCTCACCCATCCAAATGAGTAGGCTCATTGTAATACTAATTTTCACTCCAACCTAATTAATCCCAATAATTCgaacaaaaagaatttaaggTTGATGATtgacaatataaaatattttatacagttatataattatatttatttttctaaatgactatttttataattaatataaaaattagttatttttatcaatgtgatattacataattaaataattaaatgtatggataaattaaaactattttatattaatcgtacatcaaaattaaattttatatattatttgaaattCTGAAATTAACAACTTTGGTATGTAGTATAGATGTATATGTGGCTACGAGCAACACCACGTTTGATGTGTTGATGGGTCCTATACATTATGTTACTTGTATTTTAGTGTCGTCGTTTAAAATGTAATTAGCTTTGATAATTTGTTACCTTTGCTTTCTGATGACAGAAACTTCTCCATTCTCCATGTGTGGTGCATactgaaactctgaaagcattttatatcttttttctttttcttttctttttccggCTTCTACATCACATACCAATGTCGGGGCTACTATTTATATCGCCATGATTTTATTTTTGGGGCATTATATTGATGAAAGTGTAAAACATTTGAGTCGAGAAAATGTATAATTAGGGTGCCAATTAATATTACGTTACCATCTATGCGTGCCATTAGCTGATTAATGTCAAGGTTCACAAAATCTGAAAATTGAACTAATTGATCATTAAATCTgacactaaaaaaaaaaaaacgatgaATACCGTTGAGTCTATCTTCGGATTTAGTATCACACATTAGTATCGGCTTTATCGACGGATTTATTGGCGATTCAGGTATCAAATTCATTAGGTCAAATCATTACCGGCAGATTTTTATTTCCAACAGTAAATTTGCCGatataattaaatgaaaaacGGAAAAAATAAGCGCGAAATGTAGCGTGGgatttaccgacggattttgccACTCGTAAACCCAATTAGTGGAATGCTACGTTTTGGTGATTCGCCATGTGTTACCGTCGAATTTATCCGCtagtaaatccgacggtaatgaGCCTTAAAATTTGAAGCGCGAACCATCTCCCCCTTtatttcgaatttttctctctctctctaacctctCTTCTCCCACACTCTCTCTAACCCTCTCCTTTCCTTGCCGCCGACAACACCTCTGCAGCCTCCTCTCCCCCTCATCGAAACCAGCCCTTCTTTTATTCTCTCTCATTTGCAACCCAACGTTAGCCGCGACTTCTTCTCCCCCTTTCTGTTTGTCTCATCGTCCAGCACTGCTGCGGCGCTCCACCAGCAGCGACTGTCGCTGCCACTGCATGTCCCTCCCCtaaattcttcttcctctgttcGAAACTCAGGTTCCATAATCACTCTTTTCTCTGTTTaagttaatttagaatttagttaTATGTTAATTTCTAGTTAGTAAGTAGAATTGGTTATCATTATTTTCTGTTAGTTAGATGATTTAgactaggattaggatttttctGATTAGAATTGCTCTTAGTTTATATATAGTTCAACATGTTGTTATATttcttgaatttgaattttaatttgtttgcacGGGattgattgattttcttatgaATTTCTGCAATGCACTGCTAATTTGTGTAAATTGATGTTGAAAGAATATTTGGTTGTGCTATTTATTGTTGTTTGATATTTTTGCAGGTCAAGTGCTCGATTATATGTTTCTatgtttaatttgtgttttaattgataattagtaTTATTCTCgagttagatttaatttttagttttaccTAGAGAATTTAAGTTATTAAGATAGGttagatttaaaatattaggTCGTATTGATTTACTATGTCAACGTAAGTGCATTATTTGTAGGATTATTCTAATTCATATGTATAGTTATTGaagaaataatttattttaacgCAATAATTAACACTCATTTTTTAAATCTTGGCAAAATTTAACTTAATTTCctatattttcaaataaatgtATAATGATTAACGATTTAACGTTACATATAATGACCTTCTTTGAGatttaaatatcaatatatatgatGTCCTTATAAATGTATACAATAGTATAAACAAGTTAATATATTCTGGTGAAAATGTTGTGAATGTAATTGATTTTTGACTGATGTTATGGATTGAGGTTGGTTGGATTTGTGAGAACTGCAAAGGTGGATATTTtatgtcaaaattttttttgaaataatataaatgttGAAGGATTTGTGTTGTATATATGCTGATTAACGTTAATTGGTATTCTCTTTGTAGACATGACGACAGGTAGCAGAAGTGTCACGAGTCGGTTTCGTGGTCATGGTAGAGAGAGGGTTTCCACCAGTACCACAGGGACTTCTTGTAACACTCTACCATACAGAGctttacacctaggatgtaaaatagaggtggcgagatgctacgacctctaaaataaaatatatacttataATAAATTGAAAGAATATAATATACGAGGAACCTTGAAAGATAGGTAAAATAAAATCGCAAAAtttaaaagcgcaacgctcagaAACAACGTAACTTGCTAcgaagaaagatagagttcaTAAGCATAAATATACAGAAGGTAAGAACGGAGGGTCAAtagtacaaaataacaagctcctaactcagcttGCGAAACTAAGGCTGGCCGGAAAgtatttacatacatatatacttaACCCCAAAACCTAAAATACATGTATAATAAATCCTGGTTCTCCATAAACCTTTAAGAGGTGCAAAATAAAACAAGTTATCAGAAGAGTTCTATACATATGATCATATATAAACTATCAAAATAAAGCTCCAAAAATCCACTTCACTGTAGAACTCCAAACGCCTagcgaggtgcctctcgacctgcatctgaaaaacacaaatatcgtatgggatgagaaccgggGGTTTTTAGTACGGTAAAGGTGCCACGTACATAAGATGTAAGGTCTTGGAAATGCAAGAGACAATCCTAGAACGTCGACACtcaaattataaaacttaaagctTTAAAACTGAAACCAAAAACAGGGTGGTCCTCTATGGTTCTAAACTTAACCCAAACCGTACTATAACCCTCAAATCCTCCACCTTTCCTCCAATCCTCCAACTCCAGTACACAGACAAGCAAAACAGACAAGTCAAGcacatataaaaataacatatataacaaGTAGACAATTAGCAATTAACATGAATAAGCAATTAAGCAAGCTAGAACAATGCACactcaaacaaaacatacaaatgcacatgatgcatgcctttTCTACTGGCTGTGAGCTTACACGCCGGTTAACTGCCAAAACCGACACGCTCGGTAGCTAACTCGGATACCGTCTCTCAACTGCGTATCTCCAGGAGGCATAAAATCAGAGGATTAGTGCCCTATCACCTTCTCTTGGAGGCATACACTAGGGGAAAATAAATCGGGGgattagtgccctaccaccttccccTAGTGAGGCCATGCCATACCGGTCAAGGGATTAGTGTCCTACCACCTTACAGACATGGAGAGAAAGAATGTGAGGAAATATGTCGGGGGATTAGTCCCTGCCACCTTCCTCATATCCCACAAAACACAATCACAGAGAATGCGAGGGGAAATAGATCAAAGGATTAGCACCCTACTGCCTTCCCCGCATCCAACACATCAATATCATCATTATGTCCATTTATTCTCAAAATTCATTATCATGATCCCTTTACAATCATTCCTTATAGCCATGACATTACATATACTTCTGTTCTCTgcatttttcatatttaaataatCATTTTTCAACCTTACTTCACCCCCAAGTTACTTTCCTTCTTAACTTCACCTTGTCACTAAGCATACAGCAAGGTTTAGGggctaaaagagtaaaaatagatGTTCGAAATTAGGTTTTGAAACATCAAATTAAgttttaaaacacaaaagttCATTTACTGAAAACATGGTTGTCGCGTACGTAGCATCTTGCTCGCGTACGCAAGGGCTCATTTTATCATGCTCGCGTACCCAAGCACTCTGCTTGCGTATGCGAGACGCCCAACCCGAAAGGgttggtcgcgtcgcgtgcagGTGGTCGCATACGCAACCCCTCCAAACCAATGCTCGTATGTAAGATACCTGACCTGAAGAGTttggtcgcgtcgcgtgcaaTGGTCGCATACGCAAGCTATGTAGAAAGCAAAAATGCTGAATGCTGCAGAATTTCAATTTCGCACTCCAAACTTCTgacgcgcataacttttttgttttaaaacattttttgtccgttcttcgaacggtgtaaacttcacggacccaatttttaaaacaatttgGGGTCTGGAAGTCTAGTTATAACTCGCCAAAGTTCagtcaaaaataagtttttcacaaaatcttctaaacctctattttcacaaAACATAACTCATTAATCATATTCACACAGTCATATCCTGCACTAAAACATACTATTTCACAACCACACAGCCCCACACTCTCCCACATCCAATCACATTTCA
The Arachis duranensis cultivar V14167 chromosome 5, aradu.V14167.gnm2.J7QH, whole genome shotgun sequence genome window above contains:
- the LOC107490418 gene encoding zinc finger protein CONSTANS-LIKE 16; this translates as MKGSSSGALGAKTARACDSCLRVRARWFCAADDAFLCHGCDNLVHSANQLASRHERVRLQTSSSSAKITTTAWHSGFTRKARTPRHHNKSTFLMQQQQDAEKEEEAVFNNYQGSVFLDPVVPDLGSEDIYESEEQILCRVPVFHPFDDDSVLCSVHNNEIMKKKKKKMKKMNNDDGEEEGEGEVPCTFGLENFSDLADVENLLHIEDDSTMIKVKDELQVTNNDDDCNLESILDWNIDTSDQSMMMAVVEHDQEEEENNNKVEIIKKEKFLRLNYEEVISAWASQGSPWTTGNPPNFNFDDCWPHYMGSSGGVDNNVAWCDGEEVRNMRWHQIGGVDDGGREARVSRYREKRRTRLFAKKIRYEVRKLNAEKRPRMKGRFVKRTSSSSSSFVEGAITTT